Proteins co-encoded in one Streptococcus parauberis NCFD 2020 genomic window:
- a CDS encoding DUF4044 domain-containing protein: MAFGENGPRKKTGFEKITMFVVILMVLVTVGGLIMGALSVFMG; the protein is encoded by the coding sequence GTGGCTTTTGGAGAAAATGGACCTCGTAAGAAAACAGGTTTTGAAAAAATAACTATGTTTGTTGTCATCTTAATGGTATTAGTAACTGTAGGTGGCTTAATTATGGGTGCCTTATCAGTATTTATGGGATAG
- a CDS encoding aminopeptidase, with protein sequence MVLPNFQTNLEKYANLLINKGVNVQKGHTLLIAISVEHHVFARMLTKKAYEAGAAEVFVDYIDDTITREKLINADYERLVNVPDFVVEKSNYLLGKNTSRLFVRSSDPNAFSGVDSERLSASTKATAIALEKQRAASQANKFSWNLVSASSPEWAKMVFPDLATEEEQVDALWDAIFKMNRIYEEDPIKAWDLHQEKLVAKATILNDYQFDALHYMAPGTDLTLGMPENHLWEAAGSVNAQGEEFIANMPTEEVFSAPDYRRADGYVSSTKPLSYAGVVIEDMKFTFKDGQIVDVTAKKGEETIKRLVEENDGARALGEVALVPHKTPISLSGLTFFNTLFDENASNHLAIGAAYAFSLKGGTEMNNEELKAAGLNRSTAHVDFMIGSEKMDIDGITKDGQVIPIFRGGEWAI encoded by the coding sequence ATGGTTTTACCTAATTTTCAAACAAATTTAGAGAAATATGCTAATTTGTTAATTAATAAAGGTGTCAATGTCCAAAAAGGACATACGCTTTTAATTGCAATTTCTGTTGAACATCATGTTTTTGCTCGTATGCTTACTAAAAAAGCTTATGAAGCTGGTGCAGCTGAAGTTTTTGTTGATTATATCGATGATACAATTACTCGCGAAAAATTAATCAATGCAGACTATGAACGCTTAGTAAATGTTCCTGATTTTGTTGTTGAAAAATCCAATTATCTATTAGGAAAAAATACGAGCCGGTTGTTTGTCCGTTCATCAGATCCAAATGCTTTTTCTGGAGTTGATTCTGAACGCTTATCAGCTTCGACTAAAGCAACTGCCATTGCCTTAGAAAAACAACGTGCTGCGTCACAAGCCAATAAATTCAGCTGGAACCTAGTTTCCGCTTCAAGTCCTGAATGGGCTAAAATGGTCTTTCCTGACTTAGCTACTGAAGAAGAGCAAGTTGATGCACTTTGGGATGCTATCTTTAAGATGAACCGTATCTATGAAGAAGATCCAATTAAAGCATGGGACTTACATCAAGAAAAATTAGTAGCAAAAGCAACTATCCTTAATGATTACCAATTTGATGCCTTACATTATATGGCTCCAGGAACAGATTTAACACTAGGTATGCCTGAAAACCATCTTTGGGAAGCTGCTGGAAGTGTTAATGCGCAAGGCGAAGAATTCATTGCTAATATGCCAACTGAGGAAGTTTTCTCGGCTCCTGACTATCGTCGTGCAGATGGCTATGTTTCATCAACTAAACCATTGTCATATGCTGGTGTCGTAATCGAAGATATGAAATTCACCTTCAAAGATGGCCAAATTGTTGATGTTACTGCAAAAAAAGGAGAAGAAACAATCAAACGTTTGGTTGAAGAAAATGATGGGGCACGCGCCCTTGGTGAGGTTGCCCTCGTTCCTCACAAAACACCAATTTCATTATCAGGTTTAACATTCTTTAATACATTATTCGATGAAAATGCTTCTAACCATTTAGCAATCGGCGCAGCCTACGCATTTAGCTTAAAAGGTGGAACAGAAATGAACAACGAAGAACTGAAAGCCGCTGGATTGAATCGTTCAACTGCCCACGTTGACTTCATGATTGGTTCAGAAAAAATGGACATCGATGGTATTACTAAAGATGGTCAAGTTATTCCAATCTTCCGTGGTGGAGAATGGGCAATTTAA
- a CDS encoding magnesium transporter CorA family protein: MYYQILETLKPTTFEEAFSGKHPFVAVIKPEEWQGLQHDFHMGIDMEFNIFSANSTKAEVNMDSLTGTFKVPVRDDLIGNAMDFSFALDERGIIFIDRHEHVEQLLKKIQKTKRWRQPSLERFIYDFLEFIIKDDSELLETLERELDQIEENVLDGIEVSQDHQLNKMRKNLIKLNQHYLQLIDLAQEFSENENNFFKDENLRFFHLFASRVSRLQTTVQTLRETIIQIRDLAQSRLEMKQNKIMAILTIVTTSCMPLTILVGWYGMNFKYMPELASRWGYPTVILIAITILVSTMTFFKYKKWL; the protein is encoded by the coding sequence ATGTACTATCAAATTTTAGAAACACTTAAGCCAACAACTTTCGAAGAAGCTTTTTCTGGCAAACATCCATTTGTAGCAGTAATCAAGCCAGAGGAATGGCAGGGCCTACAGCATGATTTCCATATGGGAATTGATATGGAGTTTAATATTTTTTCAGCCAACTCAACCAAGGCCGAGGTCAATATGGATTCTTTGACAGGAACCTTTAAAGTTCCTGTTCGAGACGACCTGATTGGCAATGCTATGGACTTTTCCTTTGCTTTGGATGAACGAGGCATCATCTTCATCGATCGACATGAACACGTGGAACAATTGCTCAAAAAAATCCAAAAAACGAAACGTTGGAGACAACCAAGTCTGGAACGCTTTATCTATGATTTTTTGGAATTTATCATTAAAGATGACTCTGAACTTTTAGAAACATTAGAAAGAGAATTAGATCAAATTGAGGAAAATGTTTTAGACGGGATTGAGGTAAGTCAAGACCATCAGTTGAATAAAATGCGCAAAAATTTAATTAAATTGAATCAGCATTATTTGCAATTGATTGATCTGGCTCAAGAATTTAGTGAAAACGAAAATAATTTTTTTAAGGACGAAAATCTCCGTTTCTTTCACTTATTTGCATCCCGTGTCTCTCGTTTACAAACAACTGTCCAAACTTTAAGAGAAACCATCATTCAAATTAGAGATTTAGCTCAGTCACGACTTGAAATGAAACAAAATAAAATTATGGCTATCTTAACAATTGTAACGACTTCTTGCATGCCTTTAACTATTTTAGTTGGTTGGTATGGAATGAACTTTAAGTATATGCCTGAATTAGCCAGCAGATGGGGCTATCCAACTGTCATCCTAATTGCAATCACAATTTTAGTATCAACCATGACATTTTTCAAATATAAAAAATGGTTATAG
- a CDS encoding pseudouridine synthase, with protein MRLDKFLVDAGIGSRSQVKSLLKKKEVLVNGQVESSAKRQIDSDKDQIVFQGQKLVYEEFLYYMLNKPAGVVSATEDNLHQTVVDLLDDRARQKEVFPVGRLDKDTHGLLLLTNNGELAHQLLTPKKHVDKIYLAHIEGMMTKKDQEAFENGIQLSDHHCLPATLEVLETDEHKQTCKVKITLKEGKFHQVKRMVKACGKEVTDLQRLTMGPLKLDNQLQLGQFRRLTDEEITSLMEN; from the coding sequence ATGAGATTAGATAAATTTTTAGTTGATGCCGGTATTGGTAGTCGTAGTCAAGTTAAGAGCTTGCTGAAGAAAAAAGAAGTTTTGGTTAATGGTCAAGTGGAGAGCTCTGCTAAAAGACAAATTGATTCTGACAAGGATCAGATTGTTTTTCAAGGGCAGAAACTTGTCTATGAAGAGTTTCTCTATTATATGCTCAATAAACCTGCTGGAGTTGTCTCTGCGACTGAAGATAATCTTCATCAAACAGTTGTCGATTTGTTAGACGATCGAGCAAGACAAAAAGAGGTCTTTCCGGTTGGTCGTTTAGATAAAGATACGCATGGTTTGCTACTCTTAACCAATAATGGTGAACTTGCTCATCAGTTGTTGACTCCAAAGAAACATGTAGATAAGATTTATCTTGCACATATCGAAGGAATGATGACAAAAAAAGATCAAGAGGCTTTTGAAAATGGGATTCAATTGTCAGACCATCATTGTTTACCAGCAACTTTAGAAGTTCTTGAGACGGATGAACACAAGCAAACATGCAAAGTCAAGATAACTTTGAAAGAAGGCAAATTTCATCAGGTTAAACGAATGGTTAAAGCCTGTGGGAAAGAGGTCACTGACTTACAACGCTTGACAATGGGACCACTCAAACTAGATAATCAACTTCAATTAGGACAGTTTCGCCGATTAACAGATGAAGAGATAACTAGTTTAATGGAAAACTAA
- a CDS encoding thioesterase family protein, with translation MTKYTHQFDTKSEHSAKHLGSGSLEVLSTPSIVAFMEHTAYLYAQETIKDSDYTTVGTEIVISHLAASKIGQAITIIITALKEEGRRYDFRIEAYAGEKLVAKACHTRVRVDIQKFLGKL, from the coding sequence ATGACAAAATATACTCACCAATTTGATACAAAATCTGAACACTCAGCTAAGCATTTAGGATCAGGTAGCCTAGAAGTTTTATCTACACCTTCCATTGTAGCCTTTATGGAACATACTGCCTACCTCTACGCTCAAGAAACAATCAAAGATTCAGACTATACGACTGTCGGAACTGAAATTGTAATTTCTCATTTAGCTGCCTCAAAAATAGGCCAAGCCATCACAATTATCATTACGGCACTCAAAGAGGAGGGGCGCCGTTATGACTTTCGAATTGAAGCTTACGCAGGAGAAAAATTAGTGGCCAAAGCATGCCACACACGCGTTCGAGTTGACATTCAAAAATTCTTGGGAAAACTATAA
- a CDS encoding MFS transporter: MSKLSLDKNNIRALVGAIVASGTDDLNVMFLAFSMSSIITELGITGAQGGWIATITNLGMLCGGLLFGLLADRHHKFKVFKWTILVFSIATGLIFFTKSINYLYIMRFIAGIGVGGEYGVAIAIMAGIVPPEKMGRISSLNGIAGQVGSITSALLAGWLAPTLGWRGLFLFGLVPILLVLWMQFAIDDDNIIDSGLDQSEETSQPVKISELFKTPTLTAQTLALMVMTTVQIAGYFGMMNWLPTIIQTSLSISVKDSSLWMVATILGMCLGMLTFGQILDKFGPRLVYSVFLLASSVCVYLFQFANSMPTMIIGGAIVGFFVNGMFAGYGAMITRLYPHYIRSTANNVILNVGRAVGGFSSVIIGKILDASGVPMVMIFLSSLYLVSFVAMWTIGNLKATVYQALEN; the protein is encoded by the coding sequence ATGTCAAAACTATCATTAGACAAGAACAACATACGTGCTCTTGTTGGTGCAATTGTCGCTTCAGGTACAGATGACTTAAACGTCATGTTCCTAGCCTTCTCAATGTCTTCAATTATTACCGAATTAGGTATTACTGGTGCACAAGGTGGTTGGATAGCGACCATCACAAACCTAGGTATGCTATGTGGTGGCTTACTTTTTGGATTACTAGCTGACCGTCACCACAAATTCAAAGTTTTTAAATGGACTATCCTTGTCTTCTCAATTGCAACTGGTTTAATCTTCTTCACTAAAAGCATTAACTATCTTTACATCATGCGCTTCATCGCAGGTATTGGGGTAGGTGGTGAGTACGGAGTTGCCATTGCCATTATGGCTGGAATAGTACCACCTGAAAAAATGGGTCGGATTTCATCACTCAATGGGATTGCTGGACAAGTTGGTTCAATTACCTCAGCTTTATTAGCAGGATGGCTAGCGCCAACACTCGGCTGGCGAGGATTGTTCTTATTTGGTTTAGTACCAATCTTACTAGTGCTCTGGATGCAATTTGCAATAGATGATGATAACATTATCGACAGCGGACTTGATCAGAGTGAAGAAACAAGTCAGCCCGTTAAAATTAGTGAACTCTTTAAGACACCGACTTTGACAGCTCAAACACTTGCACTAATGGTGATGACAACAGTCCAAATTGCAGGATACTTTGGGATGATGAACTGGCTACCTACGATTATTCAAACAAGCCTAAGTATCTCAGTTAAAGATTCGTCGTTATGGATGGTTGCAACAATTCTAGGAATGTGTTTAGGAATGCTCACATTTGGTCAAATTTTAGATAAATTTGGCCCAAGATTAGTTTACTCAGTCTTCCTATTAGCATCATCAGTTTGTGTGTACCTCTTCCAATTTGCTAACTCAATGCCAACAATGATTATTGGTGGCGCAATTGTTGGCTTCTTTGTAAATGGGATGTTTGCAGGATACGGGGCAATGATTACAAGACTCTACCCACACTATATTCGTTCAACAGCAAACAACGTGATTTTAAATGTCGGTCGGGCAGTCGGGGGCTTCTCATCAGTTATTATTGGTAAGATTTTAGACGCATCAGGTGTTCCAATGGTTATGATCTTCCTATCTTCACTCTACTTAGTCAGCTTTGTAGCAATGTGGACAATTGGAAATCTAAAAGCAACTGTTTATCAAGCTTTAGAAAATTAA
- a CDS encoding DUF1846 domain-containing protein, with protein sequence MKKLAFDSDKYLHLQRDHILERINQFDGKLYMEFGGKMLEDYHAARVLPGYEPDNKIKLLKELKDQVEIVIAINANNIEHSKARGDLGISYDQEVFRLIDKFNSLDIYIGSVVITQYNNQAAADIFRNQLEKNGIASYLHYPIKGYPTDINHIISPEGMGKNDYIKTSRNLIVVTAPGPGSGKLATCMSQMYHDQINGITSGYAKFETFPVWNLPLHHPVNLAYEAATADLDDLNMIDPFHLEKYGKTAVNYNRDIEVFPVLNRTFERILNKSPYASPTDMGVNMVGYSIIDEQAAIEASKQEIIRRYYQTLVDFKAERVSEAAVKKIELLMNDIGVSPADRQVTMAAREKSEATGAPALALQLPNGQIVTGKTSDLFGPTAAVVINAIKKLASIDKSTHLIEPEYVKPIQNLKVKHLGSHNPRLHSNEILIALAITAMSNTEADLAMKELGNLKGSEAHSTVTLTEEDKNVLRKLGVNVTFDPVYQQHKLYRK encoded by the coding sequence ATGAAAAAACTTGCTTTTGATTCCGATAAGTATTTGCATTTACAAAGGGATCATATCTTAGAACGTATTAATCAATTTGACGGCAAACTTTACATGGAGTTTGGTGGAAAAATGCTTGAAGACTATCATGCTGCGCGTGTTCTTCCAGGATATGAACCTGATAATAAAATTAAACTTTTAAAAGAACTAAAAGATCAAGTTGAAATTGTTATTGCTATCAATGCTAATAATATTGAGCACTCAAAAGCTCGTGGTGACTTAGGTATTTCCTATGATCAAGAAGTCTTTCGTTTAATTGATAAATTTAACTCATTAGATATTTATATTGGCTCAGTTGTTATTACACAATATAATAATCAGGCTGCAGCTGATATTTTTCGTAACCAATTAGAAAAAAATGGAATTGCATCTTATTTGCATTACCCAATTAAAGGTTACCCTACAGATATCAATCATATTATCTCACCAGAAGGTATGGGGAAAAATGATTATATCAAAACTAGCCGTAATTTAATTGTTGTTACAGCACCTGGACCTGGTTCTGGTAAATTAGCAACCTGTATGTCTCAAATGTACCATGACCAAATCAATGGCATTACGTCAGGATATGCTAAGTTTGAAACCTTTCCTGTCTGGAATTTACCACTTCATCATCCAGTCAACTTAGCCTATGAAGCAGCAACGGCTGACCTTGATGATCTCAACATGATTGACCCATTCCATTTAGAAAAATATGGTAAAACGGCTGTTAACTATAATCGTGATATTGAAGTATTCCCTGTTTTAAACAGAACCTTTGAACGAATCCTTAACAAATCACCATATGCTTCTCCTACAGATATGGGCGTTAATATGGTAGGTTATTCAATAATTGATGAACAAGCTGCTATTGAAGCTTCTAAACAAGAGATTATTCGTCGTTATTATCAAACCCTTGTTGATTTTAAAGCAGAACGCGTTTCTGAAGCAGCTGTTAAAAAAATCGAATTATTGATGAATGACATTGGTGTGTCTCCTGCAGACCGCCAAGTGACAATGGCTGCTCGAGAAAAATCTGAAGCTACTGGTGCTCCTGCTCTTGCATTACAACTTCCAAATGGTCAAATCGTGACCGGAAAAACTTCAGACCTTTTCGGACCTACAGCTGCCGTTGTTATTAATGCTATTAAAAAATTGGCATCAATCGACAAGTCTACACACTTGATTGAACCTGAATATGTTAAACCAATTCAGAATTTAAAAGTCAAACATCTTGGCAGTCATAATCCAAGATTACATTCAAACGAGATTCTTATTGCATTGGCAATCACTGCAATGAGCAACACCGAAGCAGACCTAGCCATGAAAGAACTTGGTAATCTTAAGGGAAGTGAAGCTCACTCTACTGTTACACTAACTGAAGAAGATAAAAATGTACTTCGTAAATTAGGTGTTAATGTTACTTTTGATCCCGTATATCAACAACATAAACTTTATAGAAAATAA
- a CDS encoding ABC transporter permease yields the protein MNGAASISVPSLLIASSLVIITLFFSYWQKLRLEKEIIVGAIRAVIQLLLVGFVLNYIFGYENPIFTALLLLFMIVNAAYNASKRGKGVKNGFVISFFAISLGTMITLAVLLLSRILHFVPNQMIPVGGMVISNSMVAIGLCYKQLLSDFQNKQEEVETKLALGADILPASIDIIRDVIKTGMVPTIDSSKTLGIVSLPGMMTGLILAGTSPIQAVKYQMMVTFMLLSTTSIASFVASYLAYKGFFNDKKQLVVKRQ from the coding sequence ATGAATGGCGCAGCTTCAATATCAGTCCCCTCTTTATTAATAGCTTCTTCATTAGTTATAATTACCCTCTTCTTTTCTTATTGGCAAAAATTAAGACTTGAAAAAGAAATCATTGTCGGAGCTATTCGAGCAGTAATACAATTGCTATTAGTTGGATTTGTTTTAAATTATATTTTTGGTTATGAAAATCCAATTTTTACAGCTCTCTTACTCTTGTTTATGATTGTCAATGCTGCTTACAATGCATCAAAACGGGGAAAAGGTGTCAAGAATGGCTTTGTCATTTCTTTCTTTGCTATTTCCTTAGGAACCATGATTACCTTAGCTGTCTTATTACTGTCACGCATTTTACATTTTGTCCCAAATCAAATGATTCCGGTCGGTGGAATGGTTATCAGTAATTCAATGGTCGCAATTGGTTTATGTTATAAACAACTATTGTCAGATTTTCAAAACAAACAAGAAGAAGTAGAGACTAAATTAGCACTCGGAGCAGATATTTTACCAGCATCGATTGATATTATTCGTGATGTAATAAAAACTGGTATGGTACCAACAATTGATTCATCTAAGACTTTAGGAATTGTTTCCTTACCAGGGATGATGACTGGTTTGATATTAGCTGGTACTTCACCAATTCAAGCTGTTAAATATCAAATGATGGTTACCTTTATGCTTTTATCAACGACCTCAATTGCCTCTTTTGTAGCATCATACTTGGCCTATAAAGGTTTCTTCAACGATAAAAAACAATTAGTTGTCAAACGTCAATAA
- a CDS encoding ABC transporter ATP-binding protein: MSIIIFNDVQFDADNKTILNKINFTIEEGDFLSIVGPSGSGKSTLLKLVSGLISPTSGEILFNGKDIAKQDPIATRKELSYCFQTPYLFGATVKDNLEFPYDIRHEEFNQGRVDELFTLFQMDSSYLNQDVKKLSGGEKQRISLIRQLLFEPKVLLLDEVTSALDSVNKEIVEGVIQALHQKGMTILWITHDAEQSKKYANKLMTIVNGQIESLEVIK; encoded by the coding sequence ATGTCAATTATTATATTTAATGACGTTCAATTTGATGCTGATAATAAAACCATCTTGAACAAAATCAATTTTACTATCGAAGAAGGTGATTTCCTTTCCATCGTTGGACCGTCAGGCAGTGGGAAAAGTACCTTATTAAAATTAGTTTCAGGATTAATTTCGCCGACTAGTGGGGAAATTCTTTTTAATGGTAAGGATATTGCAAAGCAGGATCCAATTGCCACGCGCAAGGAATTATCTTATTGTTTTCAAACCCCATATTTGTTTGGGGCCACCGTTAAAGATAATTTAGAATTTCCATATGATATTCGCCATGAAGAATTCAATCAAGGTCGAGTTGATGAACTCTTCACTTTATTTCAGATGGATAGTTCTTACCTCAACCAAGATGTCAAAAAGTTATCTGGTGGTGAAAAACAACGGATTTCTTTGATTAGACAGCTACTTTTTGAACCAAAAGTTTTATTACTAGATGAAGTCACATCTGCACTAGACTCTGTAAATAAAGAAATCGTTGAAGGTGTTATTCAAGCTCTTCATCAAAAGGGAATGACTATCCTCTGGATTACCCATGATGCTGAACAAAGTAAAAAGTATGCTAACAAATTAATGACTATAGTCAACGGACAAATAGAATCTTTGGAGGTGATTAAATGA
- a CDS encoding PaaI family thioesterase, protein MEEIKLNKIEVFDNYKIEKYEYGNVTLSTEVKKSSLNYYGIAHGGYLFTLCDQVAGLVAISTGFEAVTLQSSINYFKPGKMGERLFVVGKCIHNGKTTKVVDIEIRNREDKLLTKNSCTMYVTGTSDRGAEVRKENK, encoded by the coding sequence ATGGAAGAAATTAAATTAAACAAAATAGAAGTATTTGACAATTATAAAATTGAAAAATATGAGTATGGTAACGTTACACTCTCGACTGAAGTAAAAAAAAGTTCTCTCAATTATTATGGTATTGCCCACGGTGGTTATCTATTTACTCTATGTGATCAGGTTGCGGGACTTGTTGCCATTTCAACTGGCTTTGAAGCTGTAACTTTACAATCTAGTATCAATTACTTTAAACCTGGAAAAATGGGTGAGCGTCTTTTTGTTGTTGGTAAATGCATACACAATGGCAAAACAACAAAAGTTGTTGATATCGAAATTCGTAACAGAGAAGACAAATTACTAACGAAAAATTCATGTACTATGTATGTCACTGGAACAAGTGATCGTGGTGCAGAAGTTAGGAAAGAAAACAAATAA
- a CDS encoding DUF7010 family protein, with translation MTLEQLRNDILFQQKKGLPFIYASVMIWLMITIVTTLNLPIMTQNILVFCCSAPLMLFASIAAKFLKVDLFHSNNPLSKLAMLLTMNQMLYLLIVMWVFNAEPDKMVMVYAMVFGAHLLPYSWVYKSATYQVFAVIIPVLSLILGNFLNATAVAGACLIIELVFVFILHKELNAFGDSQKISA, from the coding sequence ATGACTTTAGAACAATTAAGAAACGATATTCTTTTTCAGCAGAAAAAAGGATTACCCTTTATTTATGCATCAGTTATGATCTGGTTGATGATTACAATTGTAACTACCTTGAATTTACCAATAATGACTCAAAATATTCTTGTCTTTTGTTGTTCGGCCCCCTTGATGTTGTTTGCCAGCATAGCCGCAAAATTTTTAAAAGTCGATTTATTCCATAGCAATAACCCCTTATCTAAGTTAGCTATGCTCTTGACCATGAATCAAATGCTTTATTTGTTAATTGTCATGTGGGTTTTTAATGCGGAGCCTGATAAAATGGTGATGGTCTATGCCATGGTTTTTGGAGCTCATTTGTTACCCTATTCTTGGGTCTATAAATCAGCTACCTATCAGGTTTTTGCAGTTATTATTCCAGTTCTCAGTCTAATTCTAGGAAACTTTTTGAATGCGACGGCGGTAGCTGGGGCTTGTTTGATTATTGAGTTGGTTTTTGTTTTCATCCTTCATAAGGAGTTGAATGCCTTTGGCGATTCTCAAAAAATCAGTGCATAA
- a CDS encoding nucleoside 2-deoxyribosyltransferase: MKIYFASPLFTEMEFTFNQVLVNKIRDAYPTLNIFLPQEQGEINDKNAYADSKMIAMLDTQAVLESDLVIAVLDGQVIDPGVASEIGIAYQAGIPILGLYTDSRQLGVDNQQKLNALKTVAESQFGYVNLYTVGLIKLNGTIVSSSEQLLQILPDYLK; the protein is encoded by the coding sequence ATGAAAATTTATTTTGCTAGTCCACTCTTTACAGAAATGGAATTCACTTTCAATCAAGTATTGGTCAACAAAATCAGAGATGCTTATCCAACATTAAATATCTTTCTACCACAAGAACAAGGTGAAATTAATGATAAAAATGCCTATGCTGATTCAAAAATGATTGCCATGTTGGATACGCAAGCAGTTCTTGAAAGTGATTTAGTGATTGCTGTACTTGATGGGCAAGTGATTGATCCAGGTGTTGCTTCAGAAATTGGAATTGCCTACCAAGCAGGTATTCCGATTCTTGGTTTGTATACTGATTCGCGTCAATTAGGAGTAGATAATCAGCAAAAACTAAATGCCCTCAAGACAGTCGCTGAATCACAATTTGGTTATGTCAACCTTTATACAGTTGGTTTGATTAAATTGAATGGGACAATTGTAAGTAGTTCAGAACAGTTATTACAAATCCTTCCAGACTACCTAAAATAA
- a CDS encoding helix-turn-helix domain-containing protein codes for MILADKIIEERKRNGWSQEQLAEKLDVSRQSVSKWEGAQSVPDLNRIIQMAEIFGVSTDYLLKEDQIKSTLVADDSNKAFDGKPLRKVSMSEAQDLIATTMRESSKIAIGVFLCIISCVPLVVLGGLADSQQFGITENLAGSIGVVSLFLLIGIGIFLLISSSFNLKRFEFLEKDNIETEYGVDGLAKKNKCQFETSYNRNITLGVMLCIFSIVPLIGVSTLTEEPHIITPLIGLMLVVIGFAVTVFIRSQMRMDSYNKLLQEGDFSMTKKQASPLLGRISGIFWITATIVYLAWSFSTSDWHQTWMVWPIAGLLYAVVMIIAKMIAKVED; via the coding sequence ATGATTTTAGCAGATAAGATAATTGAGGAAAGAAAACGTAATGGTTGGAGTCAAGAACAATTAGCCGAGAAGTTAGATGTTTCCCGCCAATCAGTTTCAAAATGGGAAGGTGCACAATCCGTACCTGATTTAAATCGAATTATTCAAATGGCAGAAATCTTTGGTGTATCCACAGATTATCTTTTAAAAGAAGACCAAATAAAATCTACTCTTGTAGCTGATGATAGTAATAAAGCATTTGATGGGAAACCATTAAGAAAAGTTTCAATGTCTGAGGCACAAGATTTAATCGCAACAACAATGAGGGAATCTTCAAAAATTGCTATCGGAGTTTTCCTTTGTATCATTTCTTGCGTACCACTAGTTGTACTAGGCGGCTTAGCAGACAGTCAGCAATTTGGGATAACTGAAAATTTAGCAGGTAGTATTGGTGTTGTGTCTCTCTTTCTTTTAATTGGAATAGGTATCTTTTTATTAATTAGTAGTAGTTTTAATTTGAAACGCTTTGAATTTTTAGAAAAGGATAATATTGAAACCGAATATGGTGTTGACGGATTAGCTAAGAAGAATAAATGCCAATTTGAAACAAGTTATAACCGTAATATAACACTAGGTGTGATGTTATGTATCTTTAGTATTGTGCCCTTAATTGGTGTGTCTACACTGACAGAAGAGCCTCATATTATTACTCCCTTGATTGGTTTAATGTTAGTTGTCATCGGGTTTGCTGTGACAGTTTTTATTCGCAGTCAAATGCGTATGGATTCTTATAACAAATTACTCCAAGAGGGTGACTTTAGCATGACAAAAAAACAAGCCTCACCTTTACTAGGTCGGATTTCTGGAATATTTTGGATCACCGCTACAATTGTTTATCTTGCATGGTCATTTTCAACTAGTGATTGGCATCAGACTTGGATGGTTTGGCCAATAGCAGGGCTATTATATGCAGTAGTGATGATTATTGCGAAAATGATAGCTAAGGTAGAAGACTAA